The Nitrospira sp. genome contains a region encoding:
- a CDS encoding LOG family protein, translated as MMRFVVGVMGPAKAAKKDLDNARVLGEFIARRGWVVLTGGRDVGVMDAACEGAKRVGGSLTIGILPTAKDKVSRHVDVSIITEMGSGRNNINVLTSHVVVACGLTGSGTVSEVALAVKAGKPVILVEASSADVAFFRKLDKRLVNAAASPEEAIELIMKLMDGRQRRARRADPDLYPYLPV; from the coding sequence GTGATGCGATTTGTTGTAGGGGTGATGGGGCCGGCGAAGGCGGCAAAAAAGGATCTCGATAATGCGCGCGTCCTTGGAGAATTCATTGCGCGGCGCGGCTGGGTCGTCTTGACGGGTGGCCGTGACGTCGGGGTGATGGATGCCGCTTGTGAAGGCGCCAAACGGGTCGGTGGAAGCTTGACCATCGGGATCCTGCCGACAGCCAAAGACAAGGTGTCTCGCCATGTGGATGTGTCGATCATCACGGAAATGGGGAGCGGCCGCAACAACATCAATGTCTTGACGAGCCACGTCGTCGTGGCATGCGGACTGACTGGATCAGGGACCGTGTCGGAGGTCGCTCTGGCGGTGAAAGCCGGCAAGCCCGTCATTCTCGTGGAAGCCTCGTCAGCCGACGTGGCCTTCTTCCGCAAACTCGACAAGCGATTGGTCAATGCGGCGGCATCCCCGGAAGAAGCGATTGAGCTCATCATGAAGCTCATGGATGGGCGTCAACGCCGCGCGCGGCGGGCCGACCCGGACCTCTATCCCTATCTGCCTGTGTGA
- a CDS encoding TldD/PmbA family protein: MTVLSDKWPKMTGHDEFRFLSDMIMTRSSADHTIVSLRDHHAGTTRFANNQVIQNVDARRGMLTVTVAFGGRHGTASTTDFSAGAIQDALARAERIARVSPADPEYLPPPAPCRFPNREAAKSETVAAGPVRRLEYANEAIGQCRMENLMAAGVVSSSGTAVGIAAENGLFGYERRADARFSLTVQAGDATGWSAAAHRSIDHLKVQERTLAAITKAKRGRDACELPAGRYPVILEPAAVAGLWAWLLWSLDAKSYVKGTSPFAGNLGHTIVDERLTLRNIPDHADLLGEGFTHEGLPSTDSVWIDRGVLKQLAYDRYTAKTDGVETIPTLEAPALSVEGPAAHSIQDLIKGVERAILVTNFWYIRPVNPRELILTGMTRDGTFLVEKGEVVSAVKNFRFHESPLQVFRHIDRWTSPMEAVNSETGKMLVPAMALPEFRFSSVTRF, from the coding sequence ATGACCGTCCTGAGCGATAAGTGGCCGAAGATGACCGGCCACGACGAGTTCCGCTTTCTCAGCGACATGATCATGACTCGCTCGTCCGCTGATCATACGATCGTGAGTCTTCGCGACCACCATGCCGGAACGACACGGTTTGCCAACAATCAGGTCATCCAGAATGTCGATGCCCGGCGTGGCATGCTGACGGTCACGGTCGCCTTTGGCGGGCGGCATGGGACGGCGAGCACGACAGATTTTTCTGCGGGGGCGATCCAGGATGCGTTGGCCCGTGCCGAGCGGATCGCTCGAGTGTCACCGGCCGATCCCGAATATCTTCCGCCTCCCGCTCCTTGCCGGTTTCCCAACCGGGAGGCGGCCAAATCGGAGACAGTGGCGGCAGGGCCGGTGCGACGGCTGGAATACGCCAATGAAGCGATCGGTCAATGCCGAATGGAAAATCTCATGGCTGCGGGCGTGGTGTCGTCATCAGGGACCGCGGTGGGGATCGCCGCCGAGAATGGACTGTTCGGCTATGAACGTCGAGCCGATGCGAGGTTCAGCTTGACGGTGCAAGCGGGTGATGCGACGGGGTGGAGCGCGGCAGCCCACCGATCGATCGATCATTTGAAAGTTCAAGAGCGGACGCTCGCCGCTATTACGAAGGCGAAGCGAGGCCGTGATGCATGCGAGCTTCCGGCGGGACGTTATCCTGTCATTCTTGAACCGGCTGCCGTGGCCGGCCTCTGGGCATGGCTGCTATGGTCACTGGATGCCAAGTCGTATGTGAAAGGGACGAGTCCTTTCGCCGGTAACCTGGGACACACGATCGTGGACGAACGGCTGACACTGCGGAATATTCCGGATCATGCCGATCTACTTGGAGAAGGATTTACCCATGAGGGGTTGCCGAGTACGGATTCGGTGTGGATCGATCGTGGCGTCTTAAAACAGCTGGCCTACGACCGATACACGGCGAAGACCGATGGAGTGGAAACCATTCCGACACTGGAAGCCCCTGCCTTGTCGGTCGAAGGGCCCGCGGCACATTCGATTCAGGACCTCATCAAGGGTGTGGAACGCGCGATTTTGGTAACGAACTTTTGGTACATCCGCCCCGTGAATCCTCGCGAGCTCATACTGACCGGCATGACCCGGGACGGCACGTTTCTGGTCGAAAAGGGTGAGGTTGTCTCGGCGGTCAAGAACTTCCGCTTTCACGAAAGCCCCCTCCAGGTATTTCGGCACATCGACCGGTGGACTTCGCCGATGGAGGCGGTGAATTCAGAAACCGGAAAGATGCTGGTCCCGGCCATGGCGTTGCCCGAGTTTCGGTTCTCCAGCGTGACCCGGTTCTAG